From bacterium, one genomic window encodes:
- the pcm gene encoding protein-L-isoaspartate O-methyltransferase, which yields MFTKESLIKDLVKEGFLKTLSFIEAFEKIDRLDFVPEKLKNEAYFNQPLSIGFDQTISQPLTVAFMLELLEPKPGEKILDVGAGSGWVSALLAYIVGEKGKVCAFERIPELCEFGKKNVAKYNFIEKGIVEFFCGDASKGYSEEAPYDRVIAGAAAEEIPSAWKEELKIGGRLVMPVGHNIIVLDKISSTEFEKKEFFGFSFVPLVKD from the coding sequence ATGTTCACTAAAGAATCTCTAATTAAAGATTTAGTCAAAGAGGGTTTTCTCAAAACTCTCTCTTTTATAGAGGCCTTTGAAAAGATTGACCGGCTTGATTTCGTCCCGGAAAAATTAAAAAATGAGGCCTATTTCAATCAACCTTTGTCTATCGGGTTTGATCAGACGATTTCTCAGCCCTTGACAGTCGCCTTTATGCTGGAGCTTTTGGAACCGAAACCCGGCGAAAAAATTTTAGATGTCGGCGCCGGCAGCGGCTGGGTGAGCGCTCTTTTGGCTTATATTGTCGGAGAAAAAGGAAAAGTTTGCGCTTTTGAAAGAATCCCGGAGCTCTGTGAATTCGGCAAGAAAAATGTCGCTAAATATAACTTTATAGAAAAAGGCATTGTGGAGTTTTTTTGCGGCGACGCTTCAAAAGGATATTCTGAAGAAGCGCCATACGACAGAGTAATAGCCGGAGCCGCCGCCGAAGAAATTCCTTCGGCTTGGAAAGAAGAACTTAAAATTGGCGGCCGCCTGGTGATGCCGGTTGGGCATAATATAATAGTTCTGGATAAAATCAGTTCAACGGAATTTGAAAAAAAAGAGTTT